From Phycisphaeraceae bacterium, a single genomic window includes:
- a CDS encoding prepilin-type N-terminal cleavage/methylation domain-containing protein, whose protein sequence is MNDSLNARKRSCGFTLVELLVVLTIIALLIALLLPSLNAARQSAKLIDCASRIRQITFVTLQYHLESKEGWPCAMIYNSATDPPEWRSVVARGFNMLDFLKTSNTTTKNPLICPASYSVGAPAPSYWHPQYPNPPWVDGVYAYSSENISASYHINNFFGYSDRTIFPNRKGESPNPAKTLLYVDGWAETYLSYWYVASGSGYMRFRHFESSTAANDGTNNMSYTDGHQRSWKFSTTSDIYPRGGNGYWSDQPGFWWWASTYSASLAPP, encoded by the coding sequence ATGAATGATTCGCTTAATGCTCGGAAGCGCAGCTGCGGCTTTACGCTGGTGGAATTGCTGGTGGTGCTCACGATCATCGCGCTGTTGATTGCGCTTCTGCTGCCATCGCTCAATGCCGCCCGTCAGAGTGCCAAGTTAATCGATTGCGCCAGCCGGATACGACAGATCACGTTCGTCACGCTGCAATACCATCTTGAGTCCAAGGAAGGTTGGCCGTGCGCCATGATCTACAACTCGGCCACCGACCCGCCGGAGTGGCGTTCGGTGGTGGCGCGCGGCTTCAACATGCTTGATTTTCTGAAAACCAGCAACACTACGACGAAGAACCCGTTGATCTGTCCAGCCAGTTACAGTGTCGGAGCGCCAGCCCCGTCCTACTGGCATCCGCAATACCCCAATCCGCCATGGGTCGATGGTGTGTACGCCTACAGCAGCGAGAATATCAGCGCCAGCTACCACATCAATAACTTTTTCGGTTACTCGGATCGGACTATTTTCCCTAACCGAAAAGGGGAATCTCCCAATCCTGCCAAGACGCTCCTCTATGTGGACGGCTGGGCGGAGACCTACCTCTCCTATTGGTATGTTGCCTCTGGCTCAGGCTATATGCGGTTTCGACACTTCGAATCCTCGACGGCTGCCAATGATGGCACCAACAACATGAGCTACACCGACGGCCACCAGAGAAGCTGGAAGTTCAGCACGACCAGCGATATCTACCCGCGCGGGGGTAACGGTTACTGGTCCGATCAACCCGGTTTCTGGTGGTGGGCCTCGACCTATTCTGCATCGCTAGCGCCGCCGTAA
- a CDS encoding ammonium transporter encodes MTTTSRRLLLALTLLLALPSMVFAVDTPAVDTGATAWMLTSTALVLLMVPGLAMFYGGLVRTKNVLGTMMHSFVAMAIIGVLWGVCGYAFCFGSNILGGWIGWDANKIGLAGLDGSVVAPMGVGVPEYVFAMFQGKFAIITPALIAGAFAERVRFRGYCVLITLWALLVYNPLCHWVWASDGYFFRMGAIDFAGGTVVHVSAGVSALVMALYLGVRKGYPKTVMQPNNLVMTMMGAGLLWVGWFGFNAGSSVASSNLAARALTVTQVAAATGAMAWILIESIHHRKATSLGFCSGILAGLVVITPAAGHVGVPGALALSVLASLICYGAIMLKSKLGYDDSLDVFGIHGIAGIFGALALTFFISPVVKHELITANPQWSVAGQLVTQVKAVGAAILYSAFCSIILVVLVDKTAGLRLDPTRESAGMDHSLHGEHGYGLLNLH; translated from the coding sequence ATGACTACGACCAGCCGTCGATTGCTGTTAGCCCTGACGCTGCTTTTAGCCCTTCCAAGCATGGTGTTTGCGGTTGATACGCCGGCTGTGGATACGGGTGCCACCGCATGGATGCTCACATCCACTGCACTGGTGCTTCTGATGGTGCCCGGACTAGCGATGTTTTACGGCGGCCTGGTCCGCACAAAGAACGTGCTGGGCACCATGATGCACAGCTTTGTCGCCATGGCGATCATCGGGGTGCTCTGGGGTGTCTGCGGTTATGCGTTTTGCTTTGGCTCGAACATACTCGGCGGATGGATCGGCTGGGATGCCAACAAAATCGGTCTGGCGGGTCTTGATGGAAGCGTCGTAGCTCCGATGGGGGTCGGGGTACCTGAATATGTCTTTGCCATGTTTCAGGGAAAGTTTGCGATTATCACGCCGGCCCTGATCGCTGGTGCTTTTGCCGAGCGCGTCCGTTTTCGGGGCTACTGTGTGCTGATCACGCTCTGGGCGCTGCTGGTTTACAACCCGCTCTGCCACTGGGTCTGGGCATCGGACGGATACTTTTTCAGGATGGGGGCGATTGATTTCGCCGGCGGCACCGTCGTCCATGTTTCCGCTGGTGTCAGTGCCCTGGTGATGGCTCTCTACCTTGGCGTACGCAAGGGCTATCCGAAAACAGTCATGCAACCCAACAATCTGGTGATGACGATGATGGGGGCAGGTCTGCTCTGGGTCGGCTGGTTCGGCTTTAATGCTGGCAGTTCCGTGGCCAGCAGTAATCTGGCGGCCCGTGCCTTGACAGTAACGCAGGTGGCCGCGGCAACCGGTGCGATGGCGTGGATCCTCATCGAATCAATCCATCACCGTAAAGCAACGAGCCTCGGCTTCTGCTCCGGAATCCTTGCAGGCTTAGTCGTTATCACGCCAGCCGCCGGTCACGTCGGGGTGCCCGGCGCGCTGGCGCTGAGCGTCCTGGCGTCACTGATCTGTTATGGCGCGATCATGCTCAAGAGCAAGCTCGGTTACGACGACTCGCTCGACGTATTCGGCATTCACGGTATCGCGGGCATCTTCGGCGCGCTGGCGTTAACCTTCTTCATCAGCCCGGTCGTCAAACACGAATTGATCACTGCCAACCCGCAATGGAGTGTCGCGGGCCAGCTTGTCACTCAGGTCAAGGCTGTCGGCGCAGCCATCCTTTACTCGGCATTCTGCTCGATAATTCTTGTTGTGCTCGTGGATAAAACCGCGGGTCTGCGGCTCGATCCGACACGTGAGAGTGCAGGCATGGACCACAGCCTTCACGGCGAGCACGGGTACGGTTTGCTGAATCTCCATTAA
- a CDS encoding aminotransferase class V-fold PLP-dependent enzyme — MDWLYLDNNATTQPAPQVRAAMNEVLECLWANPSSVHRFGQSVRQRVELARASVARLIGAREREIVFTSGGTEANNLALRGTLEAATPSDSSSPRTLITTRIEHSAIRQPSEALRERGVTVIHLPIDRAGVVRVEDLTAALQEHGQQGGLLMVSIQWANNETGVIQPIADLANAIKAAREGAAKVTGTRIVFHVDATQAVGKLPVDVKAAGVDLLTLAAHKFHGAKGAGALYARTGVRFRPQQLGGPQERDRRGGTEDTAAIIGMGVAAELAEEFLRDTATINAIAALRDSLEAAIVAELPDTVVNSVGASSGRLWNTTNLGFPRLEAEAILLGLSERGLCASAGAACSSGSLEPSPVLLAMGIPEAVAHGSVRFSLSRYTTRKEIDRAIEIVPAVVRRLAQAMPAETMRPTSSVPRT; from the coding sequence GTGGATTGGCTTTACCTCGACAATAACGCTACGACGCAACCCGCGCCGCAGGTCCGTGCCGCGATGAACGAGGTATTGGAATGCCTGTGGGCGAATCCTTCCAGCGTGCATCGGTTCGGCCAATCGGTGCGGCAGCGGGTGGAACTCGCCCGCGCATCAGTGGCCAGACTCATCGGTGCCAGGGAACGTGAAATCGTCTTTACCTCCGGGGGGACCGAAGCGAATAACCTCGCCCTGCGCGGCACTCTGGAAGCGGCAACCCCATCGGACAGTAGCTCACCTCGCACACTGATTACCACACGCATCGAGCACTCCGCGATCCGTCAGCCGAGCGAAGCCCTGCGTGAGCGCGGCGTGACAGTCATTCATCTGCCGATTGACCGCGCGGGTGTCGTTCGTGTCGAGGATCTGACTGCGGCATTACAGGAACACGGCCAGCAAGGCGGTCTTCTGATGGTCTCCATTCAATGGGCAAATAACGAGACCGGCGTGATCCAGCCCATCGCAGACCTCGCCAATGCGATCAAGGCTGCACGCGAGGGTGCAGCAAAGGTCACGGGAACGCGAATCGTCTTTCACGTCGATGCGACACAGGCTGTCGGCAAGTTGCCTGTGGATGTGAAAGCGGCTGGTGTTGACCTGCTCACACTCGCAGCACACAAGTTTCATGGAGCCAAGGGAGCCGGCGCCCTGTACGCCCGTACAGGGGTGCGGTTTCGACCGCAACAGCTTGGCGGGCCGCAGGAACGTGACCGTCGTGGTGGAACGGAAGACACCGCTGCCATCATTGGTATGGGGGTGGCTGCGGAACTGGCGGAGGAGTTCCTGCGCGATACGGCGACGATTAACGCCATCGCAGCACTGCGTGACTCGTTGGAAGCAGCCATCGTCGCTGAGTTGCCGGATACCGTGGTCAACTCCGTCGGTGCATCAAGCGGTCGGCTGTGGAACACGACCAATCTCGGATTCCCCCGTCTTGAGGCGGAGGCGATTCTGCTGGGGCTCAGTGAGCGTGGCCTCTGTGCCTCGGCTGGTGCAGCCTGTTCGAGCGGCTCGCTCGAACCCTCTCCGGTACTGCTGGCTATGGGAATCCCGGAAGCGGTGGCGCATGGCTCAGTGCGTTTTTCACTGAGTCGATACACGACCCGTAAGGAGATTGATCGCGCCATCGAGATCGTGCCTGCGGTCGTCCGCCGTCTGGCTCAGGCGATGCCTGCAGAAACGATGCGGCCTACATCATCAGTGCCTCGTACGTGA
- the rpsB gene encoding 30S ribosomal protein S2, translating into MASLVKDLVEAGIHFGHRTTNWNPKMAPYIYDKKNKIHIIDVKATIKGLLLARKFLTRTVASGKDVIFVGTKRQARACLEKYVKETGQHWVTERWLGGTLTNYRTIRERLKRLEELEGLVTSGEINNYSKKMESQLNREREKIVRNLDGLRGMTKLPGAMVVIDVNRELNAVKEARKLGIPTVCLIDTDSDPDYADIPIPGNDDAMRAIEVIVQNLCAAVMEGKQARREQTGKEADNEGAGQGEKSDRPRRSSRAKFRADDTGSASASGSDDLNAGDEGAAQTTGGATADAK; encoded by the coding sequence ATGGCCTCTCTCGTCAAAGACCTCGTCGAAGCGGGTATCCACTTCGGTCACCGAACGACCAACTGGAACCCCAAAATGGCCCCCTACATCTACGACAAGAAAAACAAGATCCACATCATCGATGTCAAGGCCACCATCAAAGGCCTGCTCCTGGCGCGTAAATTCCTCACCCGCACCGTTGCCTCCGGCAAAGATGTGATCTTTGTCGGCACCAAACGGCAGGCGCGGGCGTGTCTGGAAAAGTACGTCAAAGAAACCGGCCAACACTGGGTCACCGAACGCTGGCTCGGCGGCACGCTCACCAACTACCGCACCATCCGTGAGCGGCTCAAGCGGCTCGAGGAACTCGAAGGTCTGGTCACCAGCGGTGAGATCAACAACTACTCCAAGAAAATGGAGAGCCAGCTCAACCGCGAACGCGAAAAAATTGTCCGCAACCTCGACGGTTTGCGCGGCATGACCAAGCTTCCCGGCGCTATGGTCGTCATCGACGTCAACCGCGAGCTCAACGCGGTGAAGGAAGCCCGCAAGCTCGGCATTCCCACTGTCTGCCTCATCGACACTGACAGCGACCCGGACTATGCAGATATCCCGATTCCTGGCAATGATGACGCGATGCGCGCCATCGAAGTGATCGTGCAGAACCTCTGCGCCGCGGTGATGGAAGGTAAGCAGGCCCGTCGTGAACAAACCGGCAAGGAAGCGGATAACGAAGGTGCCGGTCAGGGCGAAAAGTCGGATCGTCCGCGCCGGAGCAGCCGCGCCAAGTTCCGTGCCGATGACACAGGCTCCGCCTCTGCGAGCGGATCGGATGATCTGAACGCCGGCGACGAAGGTGCCGCTCAGACCACCGGCGGAGCGACCGCGGACGCCAAGTAA
- a CDS encoding Rrf2 family transcriptional regulator — protein MKLSKTSAHAALALAFLADQPAGVVIQARHIATHLGIPTDSALKILQVLARQEIIISQLGRTGGYRLHRQPQEISLAQIVEAIDGPINGSMRLDSREAIAASVNLLQSVCDQAASRLREELSRTTVADLVRCKQPNSVAQSA, from the coding sequence ATGAAGCTAAGCAAGACTTCTGCGCACGCTGCACTTGCTCTTGCGTTTCTGGCTGACCAACCTGCGGGGGTGGTTATTCAGGCTCGGCATATTGCGACGCATTTAGGGATTCCAACCGACAGTGCGCTAAAAATTCTTCAGGTGCTCGCACGACAGGAAATCATCATCAGTCAGCTTGGTCGGACGGGTGGCTATCGTCTGCACCGACAGCCGCAGGAGATTTCTCTGGCGCAGATCGTCGAAGCCATCGACGGTCCAATCAACGGATCGATGCGGCTGGATTCCCGTGAGGCGATCGCAGCAAGCGTGAACTTACTGCAGTCGGTATGCGACCAGGCAGCATCACGGCTACGCGAAGAGCTTAGCCGGACCACTGTGGCGGATCTTGTCCGCTGCAAACAACCTAATTCCGTAGCGCAATCTGCCTGA
- the ribD gene encoding bifunctional diaminohydroxyphosphoribosylaminopyrimidine deaminase/5-amino-6-(5-phosphoribosylamino)uracil reductase RibD, with the protein MSDRRYMLRALALARRSLGKVEPNPLVGCVLVRDSKIVAEGFHQKYGGPHAEVEALRDAASKGVNPAGCHVYVTLEPCSHHGKTPPCTDALIAAKVSRVFAAMIDPFPQVAGQGVARLRAAGITVETGLCETEASELNRAYLKRVTVGLPYVIAKWAQTLDGWIALTPSDCASPETRWISNEQSRAYVHELRVRLDTVIVGIGTVLADDPLLTPRPRRRLSWHRQPRRVVIDPSLRLPAGARLLQSLPVPLTIAVNRERIVDSSRVSELKSQGVEIIELPTLNDDKRTLDLVPLLRHLASVHGSTNVMIEGGSTLLGHAFSQRVIDEALVFIAPKLAGDDGSVPVVRGLKHTIIREMTAITPHKVKWFGDDVMLEYRIR; encoded by the coding sequence ATGTCGGATCGCCGCTACATGCTTCGCGCGCTGGCCCTGGCTCGGCGCAGCCTGGGTAAGGTCGAACCTAACCCGCTCGTGGGCTGTGTGCTGGTACGTGACAGCAAGATCGTTGCTGAGGGATTTCATCAGAAGTACGGCGGCCCTCATGCGGAAGTCGAAGCTCTGCGAGATGCTGCGAGCAAAGGCGTCAATCCAGCAGGGTGTCACGTGTATGTCACACTTGAGCCGTGCTCTCATCATGGCAAAACCCCGCCCTGCACGGATGCGTTGATCGCAGCGAAAGTCAGCCGCGTATTTGCAGCCATGATCGATCCGTTTCCACAGGTGGCCGGCCAAGGCGTCGCGCGGCTGAGAGCGGCTGGTATCACGGTGGAGACCGGGCTTTGCGAAACGGAAGCGAGTGAACTTAATCGCGCGTACCTCAAGCGCGTGACGGTTGGTTTGCCCTACGTGATCGCCAAGTGGGCACAAACACTCGATGGCTGGATCGCTCTTACTCCGAGCGACTGTGCTTCACCGGAAACCCGCTGGATCAGTAATGAACAGTCACGAGCCTACGTTCACGAGTTGCGCGTTCGGCTGGACACGGTGATCGTCGGCATCGGTACGGTACTGGCTGATGATCCGCTGCTCACGCCCCGCCCGCGCAGGCGGCTGTCCTGGCACCGCCAGCCGCGCCGCGTTGTGATCGATCCGTCGCTGCGGTTGCCGGCCGGCGCGAGGCTGCTGCAATCACTCCCCGTGCCGCTGACGATCGCAGTCAACCGGGAGCGTATCGTTGACTCATCTCGTGTCAGTGAGCTTAAGTCACAGGGTGTTGAGATCATCGAGCTGCCGACATTGAATGACGATAAACGCACTCTAGACCTTGTTCCGCTCCTGCGTCACCTCGCATCGGTTCATGGCTCCACGAACGTCATGATCGAAGGCGGTTCCACGCTGCTGGGTCATGCGTTCAGCCAGCGCGTGATTGATGAAGCACTGGTATTTATCGCGCCGAAATTAGCGGGCGATGACGGCAGCGTTCCGGTAGTCCGCGGGTTGAAGCACACCATAATCCGGGAGATGACAGCTATTACCCCTCACAAGGTGAAATGGTTTGGCGACGACGTAATGCTGGAGTACCGCATCCGCTAG
- a CDS encoding glycine--tRNA ligase, translating into MAENQNTPASGASESSGGASALTKTMDNIVALCRRRGFIFQSSEIYGGINGFWDYGPLGVELKRNLKDAWWHDIVRAPGKGPDGSLIEMVGLDSTIITHPKVWEASGHVANFADPMSRCARCGNAVRADHLWEVITTQSAWFDSLLQEVEPSTGKIDTERLLRWARGKGKRLAPNLALVRNPEVTLSWLTERINSQPANRLELKELTQYLATEQLAQTGLQTPCPVCGGEMSESRPFKLMFESHAGLTQTEDSKVYLRPETAQGIFCNFRNVVDTSRVKVPFGIAQVGKAFRNEVTPRHYTFRSREFEQMEIEFFIRPDSAKEWYAYWRDTRFNWWKSVGLSGDNLQLREHDRDELAHYARDGAGTSDIEYRFPFTAPGFGELEGVAHRTDFDLRQHAQHSGLGDKLKYFDQELQVKLQAEGRPREEITEKSKYFPHVIEPSAGADRGTLALLCEAFTSDPSRPSGVYMKFRPRMAPIKAGIFPLVNKDGMPEVAEKLYLELREKYTVQFDEKQTIGKRYARMDEAGTPYCFTIDGETLSGGGSTVTVRHRDTQQQERIALDKVGAFLAEAING; encoded by the coding sequence ATGGCTGAAAATCAGAATACGCCTGCTTCTGGAGCTTCGGAGTCTTCCGGGGGTGCGTCCGCACTGACGAAGACGATGGATAACATCGTCGCGCTATGTCGGCGTCGTGGGTTCATTTTCCAGTCTTCCGAAATCTACGGCGGGATCAACGGCTTCTGGGACTACGGCCCGCTGGGTGTCGAACTCAAACGCAACCTCAAGGACGCCTGGTGGCACGACATTGTGCGTGCCCCCGGCAAGGGGCCTGATGGAAGCCTGATTGAGATGGTGGGGCTGGATTCCACGATCATCACACACCCCAAGGTCTGGGAAGCGTCCGGCCATGTGGCGAACTTTGCTGATCCGATGTCACGGTGCGCCCGATGCGGCAATGCGGTACGGGCGGATCACCTCTGGGAAGTAATCACGACGCAATCGGCATGGTTTGATTCTCTGCTTCAGGAGGTTGAACCTAGCACCGGAAAGATCGATACGGAGCGCCTTTTGCGATGGGCCAGAGGGAAAGGGAAGCGTCTCGCGCCGAATCTGGCGTTAGTCCGCAACCCGGAGGTAACGCTGTCGTGGTTGACCGAGCGTATAAACTCGCAACCAGCAAACCGCCTCGAATTGAAAGAGCTCACGCAGTACCTGGCGACCGAACAGCTTGCTCAAACCGGGCTTCAGACGCCTTGCCCTGTGTGCGGCGGCGAGATGAGCGAATCGCGGCCGTTCAAGCTTATGTTCGAGAGCCATGCGGGACTGACGCAGACGGAAGACAGCAAGGTCTATCTCCGCCCGGAGACCGCGCAGGGAATCTTCTGCAATTTCCGCAACGTCGTGGATACCTCACGGGTCAAGGTGCCGTTCGGCATAGCGCAAGTCGGCAAGGCGTTCCGCAACGAAGTCACGCCACGGCACTACACCTTCCGCTCGCGTGAGTTTGAGCAGATGGAGATTGAGTTCTTCATCCGCCCCGATTCTGCGAAAGAATGGTACGCCTACTGGCGCGACACGCGGTTCAACTGGTGGAAATCAGTCGGCCTTTCCGGTGACAACCTCCAGCTCCGCGAGCACGACCGGGACGAGTTGGCCCACTACGCCAGAGATGGTGCAGGCACGTCCGACATCGAGTATCGCTTCCCCTTCACGGCTCCGGGCTTTGGTGAGCTGGAAGGTGTCGCGCACCGCACCGACTTTGACCTGCGTCAGCACGCGCAGCACTCCGGCCTGGGCGACAAGCTCAAATATTTCGACCAGGAACTCCAGGTGAAATTACAGGCCGAAGGCCGGCCCAGGGAGGAAATCACGGAAAAGTCGAAATACTTCCCGCATGTGATTGAGCCGTCCGCCGGAGCTGATCGCGGCACGCTGGCCCTGCTCTGCGAAGCCTTCACGAGCGATCCATCGCGGCCCAGCGGTGTTTACATGAAGTTCCGCCCGCGCATGGCTCCGATCAAGGCGGGCATTTTCCCTCTGGTCAACAAGGACGGAATGCCCGAAGTAGCTGAAAAGCTCTACCTCGAGCTGCGGGAGAAGTACACGGTACAGTTCGACGAGAAGCAGACCATCGGCAAACGCTACGCCCGCATGGACGAGGCCGGTACGCCGTACTGCTTCACCATTGATGGTGAGACGCTTTCCGGGGGTGGGAGCACGGTAACGGTTCGCCACCGCGATACACAGCAGCAGGAACGCATTGCCCTCGATAAGGTGGGGGCGTTTCTGGCAGAGGCGATCAATGGTTGA
- the tsf gene encoding translation elongation factor Ts: MAITAKDVNDLRQRTGLGMMECKQALNETNGDVQAAIDLLRKKGIAKMDGRTDRASAEGRIASVVNADRTRGAIVEVNTETDFTAKSETFVKMAQKVADEALKAGPGDVTKTDTMQAAIDEVRLTTKENVQFARGKVVGGTGRKVGSYVHFTGKLGVVVEVETGDANVTDELLKEICQHVTANPVVPLGVTQADISPEIIAKEREIAKAQAIEQGKPEQIAEKMVEGKIRKFFEETVLNEQLFVLRPEEKKKVKDLLPKGATIKSFVRYQLGGK; encoded by the coding sequence ATGGCTATCACCGCCAAAGATGTGAACGACCTTCGCCAGCGCACCGGGCTGGGGATGATGGAATGCAAGCAGGCTCTCAATGAAACCAACGGCGACGTGCAGGCTGCAATCGACCTGCTCCGCAAGAAGGGTATCGCCAAGATGGATGGACGAACTGACCGCGCCAGCGCGGAAGGTCGTATCGCGTCCGTCGTCAATGCCGACCGCACTCGCGGCGCAATCGTCGAGGTCAACACCGAGACTGACTTTACCGCCAAGAGTGAGACGTTCGTCAAGATGGCACAGAAGGTCGCCGACGAAGCCCTCAAAGCAGGGCCCGGCGACGTAACCAAGACCGATACCATGCAGGCGGCCATCGACGAAGTGCGTCTGACGACCAAGGAAAACGTACAGTTCGCACGAGGCAAGGTCGTTGGCGGCACCGGTCGTAAAGTCGGCTCCTACGTCCACTTCACGGGGAAACTCGGCGTGGTCGTCGAGGTTGAGACCGGCGACGCCAACGTAACCGATGAACTCCTCAAGGAAATTTGTCAGCACGTGACCGCCAACCCGGTGGTCCCGTTAGGTGTGACACAGGCGGACATCTCCCCTGAAATCATCGCCAAGGAACGCGAAATCGCCAAAGCCCAGGCCATCGAACAAGGCAAGCCCGAACAGATCGCCGAAAAAATGGTCGAAGGGAAAATTCGCAAGTTCTTCGAGGAAACCGTGCTTAACGAACAGCTCTTCGTGCTCCGGCCGGAAGAAAAGAAAAAGGTCAAGGACCTGCTTCCCAAGGGCGCGACGATCAAGAGCTTTGTGCGCTATCAGCTCGGCGGCAAGTAA
- a CDS encoding DinB family protein, protein MDTKLLSLIDTYAAAPRRIESAVRGLTRTQLLTRPVPGKWSTLEVVAHLADTEQVYCDRMKRVIATSRPLIIGFSETDYVEHLAYHERDLAEELAVININRAQMTRILRLVPDEAFDRDCVHNKAGIITLRNLVQDMIDHVEHHCSFIDAKRKAMGLCP, encoded by the coding sequence ATGGACACCAAACTTTTATCGTTGATCGACACCTACGCTGCTGCCCCCAGACGGATCGAGTCCGCGGTACGCGGCCTGACCCGAACACAACTCCTGACCCGACCCGTGCCGGGAAAGTGGTCCACCCTTGAAGTAGTCGCGCATCTGGCGGATACCGAGCAGGTCTATTGCGACCGCATGAAACGAGTGATCGCGACGTCGCGGCCACTGATCATCGGTTTCTCCGAAACCGACTACGTAGAGCACCTCGCCTATCACGAGCGGGATCTTGCTGAGGAACTGGCGGTCATCAACATCAACCGCGCCCAGATGACACGGATCTTGCGTCTGGTTCCTGACGAGGCCTTTGATCGGGACTGCGTTCATAACAAGGCTGGTATCATCACGTTACGCAATCTTGTTCAAGACATGATCGACCATGTGGAGCATCACTGCTCCTTCATTGATGCCAAGCGAAAGGCTATGGGGTTATGTCCGTGA
- a CDS encoding DUF502 domain-containing protein, with protein MSETNESPSIFHRISRAITRTFFKGLLAALPIAATIYVIVWLASILESPFRQALEPWLGRYIDGKWVSYYQPGMGLVVGLLLIFILGLLLNAWIIREFIGASESLLQRLPLAKTIFSSVRDLTGFFSKQKKAKDQQVVLVELSGIHMLGFVTRSDLGDLPPVISAGDTVAVYCPMSYALGGYTIFVPRSAIKPVNMPMEQAMRFILTAGIKSEENTSQTNK; from the coding sequence ATGTCCGAAACCAACGAATCACCCTCGATTTTTCACCGTATCAGTCGGGCGATCACGCGCACTTTTTTCAAAGGGCTGCTCGCCGCGTTGCCGATCGCGGCAACGATCTACGTCATCGTGTGGCTGGCGAGTATTCTCGAATCGCCGTTTCGTCAGGCTCTGGAGCCGTGGCTTGGCCGGTACATCGACGGCAAATGGGTTTCGTACTACCAGCCGGGTATGGGGCTGGTCGTAGGATTGCTGCTGATTTTTATTCTAGGACTGCTGCTCAACGCGTGGATCATCCGTGAGTTCATCGGCGCCAGTGAAAGCCTGCTCCAGCGGCTGCCGCTGGCCAAGACGATTTTCAGTTCTGTGCGAGATTTGACCGGATTTTTTTCCAAGCAGAAGAAAGCCAAGGATCAGCAGGTCGTGCTGGTGGAGTTGTCGGGTATTCACATGCTGGGATTCGTAACGCGGTCAGATCTGGGTGACCTGCCGCCGGTCATCAGCGCGGGCGATACCGTCGCTGTGTATTGTCCGATGAGCTATGCGCTTGGTGGTTACACGATCTTCGTGCCCCGGTCAGCGATCAAGCCAGTGAACATGCCTATGGAGCAGGCGATGCGGTTCATCCTGACCGCCGGGATCAAGAGCGAAGAAAACACATCGCAAACAAACAAATGA
- the atpG gene encoding ATP synthase F1 subunit gamma, which yields MAKTREIKRRIKAVGNIRRITKTMQMIATARFQAAQKRAVATQPYTRKIAELVGELAQVAQTAAGGNDGTSSALSHPLLRLPDPKTNRELVLVLTSNRGLAGGYNGNILRTALSFVRERAGRETVVEVVGKKGLAFFKFNNVPVAQFHSQFSDQPTYEQVEQLADRYIAEFTDGKYDAIHVIYMAFISMARQSPKILNLLPLSNPAAESPKDSAGTNSPAAKGKAVVDYDFSPEPVTLLNELLPITVKTQLFQCFNEAVVSEQISRMVAMKAATDSAGKMSKTLSRRYNRARQAAITTELSEIIAGAASLE from the coding sequence ATGGCCAAGACTCGAGAAATCAAGCGGCGCATCAAGGCAGTCGGTAACATTCGCCGTATCACCAAGACGATGCAGATGATCGCAACCGCGCGATTCCAGGCGGCACAAAAGCGGGCTGTCGCCACACAACCCTATACGCGAAAAATTGCTGAACTTGTTGGCGAGCTGGCGCAGGTCGCACAGACGGCTGCGGGTGGAAACGACGGCACATCCTCCGCCCTGAGCCATCCACTCCTGCGTCTGCCCGATCCGAAAACTAATCGTGAGCTTGTCCTGGTCCTGACGTCCAACCGCGGATTGGCCGGCGGATACAACGGCAACATTCTCCGCACCGCACTGAGCTTCGTACGCGAACGTGCCGGCCGGGAAACTGTCGTCGAAGTCGTCGGTAAAAAGGGATTGGCATTCTTCAAGTTCAACAACGTGCCGGTCGCCCAGTTTCACTCTCAGTTCAGCGATCAACCTACGTACGAGCAGGTTGAACAACTTGCTGATCGTTACATCGCAGAGTTTACGGACGGTAAATACGACGCGATCCATGTGATCTACATGGCTTTTATTTCCATGGCGCGACAGTCGCCGAAGATTCTGAATCTCCTTCCGCTCTCCAACCCCGCAGCCGAAAGCCCCAAAGATTCTGCAGGCACCAACTCTCCCGCAGCAAAGGGTAAAGCAGTCGTCGATTATGATTTCTCGCCTGAGCCGGTGACGCTGCTCAACGAGTTGCTTCCGATCACGGTTAAGACGCAGCTTTTCCAGTGCTTCAACGAAGCGGTGGTCAGCGAGCAGATCTCACGCATGGTGGCAATGAAGGCTGCGACTGACAGCGCGGGCAAGATGAGCAAGACCCTCAGCCGCCGCTACAACCGCGCCCGACAGGCGGCGATCACGACCGAGCTCTCCGAAATCATCGCGGGAGCGGCAAGCCTCGAATAA